In Candidatus Atribacteria bacterium ADurb.Bin276, one genomic interval encodes:
- a CDS encoding hypothetical protein (S-layer homology domain): protein MVQINGIQLYVPTLKDFQNKKSYSYGNCVDLQWTDPASRYVETLIHLGIIDPEMKEENYYFYPDKPITRKEAAFWLYCLLDFEHLKKDRILPSDISHLDRPYQTAIKITYQAGIFDGILSDDTFLPDQTLTGKEALHILEQSQQAGKRIHPWD from the coding sequence ATGGTCCAAATAAACGGTATTCAACTCTACGTCCCAACATTAAAAGACTTTCAAAATAAAAAATCTTATTCTTATGGGAATTGTGTCGATCTTCAGTGGACTGATCCTGCCAGTAGATATGTAGAAACTCTCATTCATTTGGGAATCATCGATCCGGAAATGAAGGAAGAAAATTATTACTTTTATCCTGATAAACCCATCACCAGAAAAGAAGCTGCATTTTGGTTATATTGTTTACTTGACTTTGAACACCTTAAAAAAGATCGAATCCTTCCCTCAGATATAAGTCATTTAGATCGTCCTTACCAAACTGCCATAAAGATAACATACCAAGCTGGCATTTTTGATGGAATTTTATCTGATGATACCTTTTTACCCGATCAAACCCTCACCGGTAAAGAAGCTCTTCATATTTTGGAACAGTCCCAGCAAGCAGGAAAACGAATACACCCTTGGGATTAA